One part of the Phragmites australis chromosome 3, lpPhrAust1.1, whole genome shotgun sequence genome encodes these proteins:
- the LOC133911409 gene encoding F-box protein PP2-A13-like: MGAGASDLAGMELGKVARAGLGELPDLCAAEVLLHLDAPDICRLARLNLAFRGAAAADFVWEAKLPKNYSYLLGFVAGAEEGERSDMGKKDIYARLAKPVPFDDGKREFWLEKSTGSISMALSSKALVITGIDDRRYWVQMPTTESRFHSVAFLQQIWWFEVVGEVDFCFPAGTYSLYFRLHLGKSSTRFGRRICSSERIHGWDRKPVRFQFSTSDGQHALSQCYLDEPGSWILYHVGDFVASNSEQPIKLKFSLAQIDCTHTKGGLCVDSVLIYPKGFEPERVIRAQK; the protein is encoded by the exons ATGGGCGCCGGCGCGTCGGACTTGGCAGGTATGGAGCTCGGCAAGGTCGCGCGCGCCGGGCTGGGCGAGCTGCCGGATCTGTGCGCGGCGGAGGTGCTGCTCCACCTCGACGCGCCGGACATATGCCGGCTCGCGCGGCTGAACCTTGCGTTCCGCGGCGCTGCGGCGGCGGACTTCGTGTGGGAGGCGAAGCTGCCGAAGAACTATAGTTATCTCCTGGGGTTCGTCGCTGGtgcggaggagggagagaggagcgaTATGGGGAAGAAGGACATCTATGCGAGGCTCGCAAAGCCTGTGCCGTTTGATGATGGCAAAAGG GAATTCTGGTTGGAGAAGAGCACAGGTAGTATTTCCATGGCGCTGTCGTCGAAAGCGCTGGTGATAACGGGGATTGACGACAGGAGGTACTGGGTTCAGATGCCAACCACTGAATCCAG GTTCCACTCTGTTGCATTTCTTCAGCAAATCTGGTGGTTCGAGGTGGTTGGAGAAGTCGATTTCTGCTTCCCTGCGGGGACCTACAGCCTGTACTTCAGGCTTCATCTTGGAAAATCTTCCACACGTTTCGGCCGCCGTATTTGCAGCTCGGAGCGAATCCATGGCTGGGACAGGAAGCCTGTACGGTTCCAGTTTTCTACATCAGATGGCCAACACGCCTTGTCCCAATGCTACCTAGATGAGCCTGGAAGTTGGATTCTGTACCATGTTGGTGATTTTGTTGCATCAAACTCTGAACAACCAATCAAGCTGAAATTCTCGCTAGCGCAAATCGACTGCACTCATACGAAAGGTGGCCTGTGCGTGGATTCAGTGCTAATATATCCGAAAGGCTTTGAGCCAGAAAGGGTGATCAGGGCTCAGAAGTGA
- the LOC133911411 gene encoding F-box protein At4g00755-like: MEAQESGAGWDFLDWVGPDTSTCVFRLLDHPTDLARAAAVSRSWRRFVIDNEFCKSLCLRICPEVANFTRAVEVTRSPQPPAAHASESSHDADLRSRERDHRIYSYLSGALVSNKPSMDCILHCIVASSTDNFPDESIENTLEPQDRINHRSSYWSSGGADDPDLPESLTYRLNSDLCIIDEIRIRPFKAYFQPGHPIYSSKSVRIRMGRSKLPPGSECFVTDEDENLRAVADENYVWTYTSPEFPMLQKNELQTFKLPRPVLCIGGVVKIELLGRIQRQAIDNRYYICVCHAQVVGRSLSPDLMVDISDPAGYSILKYLPGASKLRAEDILPDDARESSEWHSLVARYRQMRHLAMMNVLLGPVQFMDEDDVGGVTDDDLYM, encoded by the exons ATGGAGGCGCAGGAGAGCGGCGCTGGCTGGGACTTCCTCGATTGGGTGGGCCCCGACACCTCAACCTGCGTCTTCCGCCTCCTCGACCACCCCACTGAcctcgcccgcgccgccgccgtctcccgcTCCTGGCGCCGATTCG TTATCGACAACGAATTCTGCAAGAGCCTGTGCCTGCGGATATGCCCCGAGGTCGCCAACTTCACTCGCGCGGTCGAGGTGACCAGATCGCCGCAGCCGCCCGCTGCTCACGCCTCCGAGTCCAGCCATGACGCCGACCTCAGGAGCCGCGAGAGGGACCACAGGATATACTCCTACCTCAGCGGCGCCCTCGTCTCCAACAAGCCCTCCATGGACTGCATCCTACACTGCATCGTCGCCTCCAGCACCGACAATTTCCCGGACGAGAGCATTGAGAACACGCTCGAGCCACAGGACCGGATCAATCATCGCTCCTCCTACTGGTCCAGCGGCGGGGCGGACGACCCCGACCTTCCGGAGAGCTTGACCTACAGGCTCAATTCTGATCTCTGCATAATTGATGAGATCAGGATACGACCGtttaaag CGTATTTTCAGCCTGGCCATCCTATTTACTCTTCAAAGTCGGTACGAATTCGGATGGGCCGTTCCAAGCTTCCTCCCGGGTCAGAGTGTTTTGTCACGGATGAGGATGAGAACCTGAGGGCAGTCGCTGATGAAAATTACGTGTGGACGTACACGTCACCAGAGTTTCCTATGCTGCAG AAAAATGAGCTACAAACCTTCAAACTCCCGCGCCCAGTCCTTTGCATTGGTGGTGTAGTGAAGATTGAACTGCTGGGAAGGATACAGAGACAAGCTATAGATAATAGGTATTACATATG TGTCTGCCATGCCCAAGTGGTCGGACGCTCGCTTTCACCAGATTTAATGGTTGACATCTCTGATCCTGCTGGTTATTCAATTCTCAAGTATCTGCCAGGTGCCAGTAAGTTGCGCGCAGAAGACATACTCCCCGATGATGCTAGAGAATCGTCGGAGTGGCACTCGCTTGTTGCTAGATACAGGCAGATGAGGCATCTGGCGATGATGAACGTGCTGCTTGGACCTGTACAGTTTATGGATGAAGACGATGTAGGTGGTGTCACAGATGACGACCTGTACATGTAG
- the LOC133911412 gene encoding dihydrodipicolinate reductase-like protein CRR1, chloroplastic, whose amino-acid sequence MVSLCYPIQIGTCGKIARKNAAKVFCSMQTPPSQSTIKVVIIGATKEIGRTAILAVSKARGMELAGAIDSQCIGEDAGQISGMEEPLEIPVLNDLTMVLGSIAQSRATGVVVDFSEPSTVYDNVKQAAAFGLSSVVYVPKIELDTVAELSAFCEKASMGCLVAPTLSIGSVLLQQAAIQASFHYSNAEIVESRPNPSDLPSQDAIQIANNISDLGQIYNREDMESDNPARGQILGEDGVRVHSMVLPGLTSSTSINFSGPGEIYTIRHDVTNVQCLMPGLILAVRKVVRLKNLIYGLEKFL is encoded by the exons ATGGTTTCATTGTGCTACCCTATTCAAATCGGAACATGCGGCAAGATTGCGAGGAAAAATGCAGCAAAGGTCTTCTGCTCCATGCAAACGCCACCCTCCCAGAGCACAATCAAG GTTGTTATCATTGGGGCCACGAAGGAAATTGGGAGGACGGCAATACTTGCAGTAAGTAAAGCCAGGGGAATGGAACTTGCAGGAGCAATCGATTCTCAGTGCATTGGCGAAGACGCAGGACAG ATAAGCGGCATGGAAGAACCATTGGAAATTCCGGTGCTCAATGATCTCACCATGGTTCTGGGCTCCATAGCACAA TCGAGAGCAACTGGTGTGGTTGTTGATTTCAGTGAACCTTCAACTGTTTATGACAATGTCAAGCAG GCAGCAGCATTCGGTTTAAGCAGCGTTGTCTACGTTCCAAAAATTGAGTTAGACACAGTAGCTGAGCTGTCAGCATTCTGCGAGAAGGCAAGCatg GGTTGCTTGGTTGCACCAACACTATCGATTGGCTCAGTACTCCTTCAACAAGCTGCTATACAGGCCTCATTCCACTACAGCAACGCTGAGATTGTGGAATCAAGACCTAATCCATCG GATTTGCCTTCGCAAGATGCAATACAGATTGCAAATAACATATCTGATCTTGGTCAGATATACAACAGGGAAGATATGGAATCTGACAATCCA GCAAGAGGCCAGATACTTGGAGAAGATGGAGTGCGAGTACACAGCATGGTTCTTCCAGGCCTTACTTCCAGCACATCAATCAACTTCTCGGGTCCAGGAGAG ATTTACACCATACGACATGATGTCACAAATGTTCAATGCCTAATGCCAGGACTGATTCTGGCAGTACGGAAGGTGGTACGCTTGAAG AACTTGATTTATGGCCTAGAAAAGTTCTTGTAG